The following are encoded together in the Pseudodesulfovibrio indicus genome:
- the cutA gene encoding divalent-cation tolerance protein CutA gives MPESFVYITCASTGEAEAIGAVLVERRLAACANILPGMRSLYWWRGKVERGEETVLVVKTRSELVEELTDAVKAVHSYEVPCVVALPVTGGNPDFLKWIRDETGGA, from the coding sequence ATGCCCGAATCGTTCGTCTACATAACCTGCGCGTCCACCGGAGAGGCCGAGGCCATCGGCGCGGTCCTGGTGGAGCGGCGGCTGGCCGCCTGTGCCAACATCCTGCCCGGCATGCGCTCCCTGTACTGGTGGCGGGGCAAGGTGGAGCGGGGGGAGGAAACCGTGCTCGTCGTCAAGACCCGGTCCGAACTGGTCGAGGAGCTGACCGACGCGGTCAAGGCCGTGCATTCCTACGAGGTCCCGTGCGTGGTGGCCCTCCCCGTGACCGGCGGCAATCCCGATTTCCTGAAATGGATCAGGGACGAAACCGGCGGCGCATAG
- a CDS encoding bifunctional nuclease family protein, with product MVKVEIFGLALDEAGKSPIIVLKDEGETRVLPIWIGAVEAMSISMAINKVPFPRPMTHDLLLNSITALGGTIARVEITDIENGTFFAELVVSTGEETRRIDCRPSDAIALAVRAECPILAGESVLDEAGGPFPEHPEAVIKTEDSSQWLEELDRLSEDDVKYKM from the coding sequence GTGGTAAAGGTCGAGATTTTCGGGCTTGCGCTGGACGAGGCGGGCAAGTCGCCCATCATCGTCCTCAAGGACGAGGGTGAGACGCGGGTCCTGCCCATCTGGATCGGGGCAGTGGAGGCCATGTCCATATCCATGGCCATCAACAAGGTTCCCTTTCCCCGGCCCATGACCCACGATCTGCTGCTCAACTCCATCACCGCGCTGGGCGGCACCATCGCCCGCGTGGAGATCACCGACATCGAGAACGGGACCTTCTTCGCCGAGCTGGTGGTGTCCACCGGCGAGGAGACCCGGCGCATCGACTGCCGCCCTTCGGACGCCATCGCCCTGGCGGTCCGGGCCGAATGCCCCATCCTGGCGGGCGAGTCGGTCCTGGACGAGGCGGGCGGGCCGTTCCCGGAGCACCCGGAGGCGGTCATCAAGACGGAAGATTCGTCCCAGTGGCTGGAAGAGCTGGACAGGCTCTCCGAAGACGACGTCAAATACAAGATGTAG
- the nth gene encoding endonuclease III gives MKKKERAAEIMNRLSKRYPAPEPALTWSNPWELLVATALSAQCTDERVNLVTPVFFERWPEIRDAAEADVAEIEEVVRSTGFFRNKAKNIKAAATRIMGEYGGEVPRTMAELITLGGVARKTASIVLANAFGVNEGIAVDTHVKRLAFRMGLTANTDPLRIEKDLMPLFPQDKWGEVNHYLVFFGREVCPARKPKCGECELADICPKKGVQ, from the coding sequence ATGAAAAAGAAAGAACGCGCAGCCGAGATCATGAACCGGCTCTCCAAACGGTATCCCGCCCCGGAACCGGCCCTGACCTGGTCCAATCCCTGGGAACTGCTGGTGGCCACGGCCCTTTCCGCCCAGTGCACGGACGAGCGGGTGAACTTGGTCACCCCGGTCTTCTTCGAGCGCTGGCCCGAAATCCGGGACGCCGCCGAGGCGGATGTGGCCGAGATCGAGGAGGTGGTCCGCTCCACCGGCTTCTTCCGCAACAAGGCCAAGAACATCAAGGCCGCCGCCACCCGGATCATGGGCGAATACGGCGGCGAGGTTCCCCGGACCATGGCCGAGCTGATCACGCTGGGCGGCGTGGCCCGGAAGACCGCGTCCATCGTCCTGGCCAACGCCTTCGGCGTGAACGAGGGCATTGCCGTGGACACCCACGTGAAGCGCCTCGCCTTCCGCATGGGGCTGACCGCGAACACCGACCCGCTGCGCATTGAAAAGGACCTCATGCCCTTGTTCCCGCAGGACAAATGGGGCGAAGTCAACCATTACCTTGTCTTCTTCGGACGCGAGGTCTGCCCGGCGCGCAAGCCCAAATGCGGCGAGTGCGAGCTGGCCGACATCTGTCCCAAAAAGGGAGTTCAATAA
- the tgt gene encoding tRNA guanosine(34) transglycosylase Tgt: MSKPGDFTIHATDNLARRATLTTAHGEIQTPIFMPVGTQGTVKSLTPLDLEEMEAQIILGNTYHLYLRPGDDLVARRGGLHKFANWKRPILTDSGGFQVFSLEGIRKLSEEGVEFRSYIDGSKHFFSPEKAIDIQKNLGSDIMMVLDECVGYGNDRAYTEKSLEMTTRWAQRCRDHYPKGSGDQLMFGIVQGGFHKDLRDRSLEQLREIDFEGFAIGGLSVGESTEEMYDILHHIAPKLPSNKPRYLMGVGTPLDILEGVSAGVDMFDCVLPSRNARNGTLFTSLGKVNIKRAEYAEDDSPLDPNCGCYTCRNFTKAYLRHLYMAKELLSYRLNTYHNLYYYLDLMKQVRQAIENGTFRELKAKVEAAYGPK; encoded by the coding sequence ATGTCCAAGCCCGGCGATTTCACCATTCACGCCACCGACAACCTGGCCCGCCGCGCCACCCTGACCACGGCCCACGGCGAGATCCAGACCCCCATTTTCATGCCCGTGGGCACCCAGGGCACGGTCAAGAGCCTGACCCCGCTGGACCTGGAGGAGATGGAGGCCCAGATCATCCTGGGCAACACCTACCATCTCTACCTGCGCCCCGGCGACGACCTGGTGGCCCGGCGCGGCGGCCTGCACAAGTTCGCCAACTGGAAACGGCCCATCCTCACGGACAGCGGCGGTTTCCAGGTCTTCAGCCTGGAGGGCATCCGCAAGCTCTCCGAGGAGGGCGTGGAGTTCCGCTCGTACATCGACGGGTCCAAGCATTTCTTCTCCCCGGAAAAGGCCATCGACATCCAGAAGAACCTCGGTTCGGACATCATGATGGTGCTCGACGAGTGCGTGGGCTACGGCAACGACCGGGCCTACACCGAGAAGTCCCTGGAGATGACCACCCGCTGGGCGCAGCGCTGCCGCGACCACTACCCCAAGGGGTCCGGCGACCAGCTCATGTTCGGCATCGTCCAGGGCGGATTCCACAAGGATCTGCGCGACCGCTCCCTTGAGCAGCTTCGGGAGATCGACTTCGAGGGGTTCGCCATCGGCGGATTGTCCGTGGGCGAGTCCACCGAGGAGATGTACGACATCCTGCACCACATCGCGCCCAAGCTGCCCTCGAACAAGCCGCGCTACCTGATGGGCGTGGGCACCCCGCTGGACATCCTGGAGGGCGTCTCCGCGGGCGTGGACATGTTCGACTGCGTGCTGCCCTCGCGCAACGCGCGCAACGGCACCCTGTTCACCTCGCTCGGCAAGGTGAACATCAAGCGCGCGGAATACGCCGAGGACGACTCGCCGCTCGATCCCAACTGCGGCTGCTACACCTGCCGCAACTTCACCAAGGCGTACCTGCGCCACCTGTACATGGCCAAGGAGCTGCTCTCCTACCGGCTGAACACCTACCACAACCTGTATTACTACCTGGACCTCATGAAGCAGGTCCGGCAGGCCATAGAGAACGGCACGTTCCGGGAATTGAAGGCGAAGGTGGAGGCGGCCTACGGCCCGAAATAA
- a CDS encoding YhjD/YihY/BrkB family envelope integrity protein: MTPTNVERTALSVKRHFKEGIWVRNTPETPFPLRIWRGAWRLLYLVGYSFVKDQTVIRAAALTFTTILSIVPFLAVAFSISKGFGLQNTDFIRTMILKLTTGRAEVADKIIEYIDRTNVQALGWVGVATLLFTVFSLVGTTEKAFNTIWNVTKGRSPWRKVADFFPVILICPLVFFIASSFNVSLQQQQMVSDLLSTEAIGFLESAFLKVAPYVLISMAFTFMYAFIPFTRVNIAAALIGGVVGGVLWQLAQWLYINWQIGAAKYNAIYGSFAQLPLLLIWIYISWVLVLLGAQVSYAWQNINSFVKQRYFGTATPYERQKIALLMMIVLARRFHEGRPLPSVEEISDAIMAPATLVSDLFGVLQRAGYTVLADVPGCEIYAPARELHEMRVLDVLKVVNMEGEKRVYEEFDQKYGFLDKLLGSMGEATAASPDNLTLLECAERYPAALLGLDDTAPSGGCDPRGA, translated from the coding sequence ATGACCCCGACGAACGTGGAACGGACCGCATTGAGCGTCAAGCGGCACTTCAAGGAAGGCATATGGGTCCGGAATACCCCGGAGACCCCGTTTCCGCTCCGTATCTGGCGCGGCGCCTGGCGGCTGCTCTATCTCGTCGGGTACAGCTTCGTGAAGGACCAGACGGTCATCCGCGCGGCGGCCCTGACATTCACCACCATCCTGTCCATCGTCCCGTTCCTGGCCGTGGCGTTCTCCATCTCCAAGGGGTTCGGCCTCCAGAACACGGACTTCATCCGGACCATGATCCTCAAGCTGACCACGGGCCGGGCCGAGGTGGCGGACAAGATCATCGAGTACATCGACCGGACCAACGTCCAGGCCCTGGGCTGGGTGGGCGTGGCCACGCTGCTGTTCACAGTATTCTCCCTGGTGGGGACCACGGAGAAGGCGTTCAACACCATCTGGAACGTGACCAAGGGGAGGTCGCCCTGGCGCAAGGTCGCCGACTTTTTCCCGGTCATCCTGATCTGCCCGTTGGTCTTCTTCATCGCCTCCAGCTTCAACGTCAGCCTGCAACAGCAGCAGATGGTCTCCGATCTGCTCAGCACCGAGGCCATCGGCTTTCTTGAGTCCGCCTTTCTCAAGGTCGCTCCCTACGTCCTCATCTCCATGGCCTTCACCTTCATGTACGCCTTCATCCCGTTCACCCGGGTGAACATCGCCGCCGCGCTCATCGGCGGCGTGGTCGGCGGCGTGCTGTGGCAGCTGGCCCAGTGGCTGTACATCAACTGGCAGATCGGGGCGGCCAAGTACAACGCCATTTACGGCAGCTTCGCCCAGCTGCCGCTGCTCCTGATCTGGATCTACATCAGCTGGGTCCTTGTTCTGCTCGGGGCCCAGGTCAGTTACGCCTGGCAGAACATCAATTCCTTCGTGAAGCAGCGGTATTTCGGTACGGCCACGCCGTATGAGCGGCAGAAGATCGCCCTGCTGATGATGATCGTACTGGCCCGGCGGTTCCACGAGGGCAGGCCGCTGCCGTCGGTGGAGGAGATTTCCGACGCCATCATGGCTCCGGCGACCCTGGTCTCCGACCTGTTCGGGGTGCTCCAGCGCGCGGGCTATACCGTGCTCGCCGACGTGCCGGGGTGCGAGATATACGCCCCCGCGCGCGAGCTGCACGAGATGCGGGTGCTGGACGTTCTCAAGGTCGTCAACATGGAAGGGGAGAAGCGGGTCTATGAGGAATTCGACCAGAAGTACGGGTTCCTGGACAAGCTCCTCGGCTCCATGGGCGAGGCCACGGCCGCGAGCCCGGACAACCTGACCCTGCTCGAATGCGCGGAGCGGTATCCGGCCGCGCTCCTCGGCCTCGACGACACCGCCCCTTCCGGGGGGTGCGACCCGCGCGGGGCCTAG
- a CDS encoding carbohydrate kinase family protein: MQIYISGSLAFDRIMTFPDKFSNHILPDKIHILNVSFLVDGLVERFGGTAGNIAYNLSLLGEKSTILSQVGRDFGPYDERLQQYGIALDGIRTIEQEFTAGCYITTDMSDNQINGFNPGAMKYPCQYDMSRIDPSEAIGLIAPGNINDMVDHPKYYRDNGIPYIFDPGQQIPALGGDNLKAAINGAEILIVNDYELEMVMKSTGLSKEDIVDQVGYLITTLGEKGSMVSCQDGDTTIGVVPAKEVLDPTGAGDAFRAGLLKGLAMGRTVVESCRLGATCATYAVERKGTQEHSFTVEEFFKRFESVFGPLVD; encoded by the coding sequence ATGCAGATTTATATTTCCGGCTCCCTGGCCTTTGACCGAATCATGACCTTCCCCGACAAGTTTTCCAATCACATCCTGCCGGACAAGATACATATTCTCAATGTCTCCTTCCTGGTGGACGGGCTGGTTGAGCGCTTCGGCGGCACGGCGGGCAACATCGCCTACAACCTGTCCCTGCTCGGCGAAAAGTCCACCATCCTGAGCCAGGTGGGCAGGGACTTCGGCCCCTATGACGAACGGCTCCAGCAGTACGGCATCGCCCTGGACGGCATCCGGACCATCGAACAGGAATTCACCGCCGGGTGCTACATCACCACGGATATGTCCGACAACCAGATCAACGGGTTCAATCCCGGGGCCATGAAGTATCCCTGCCAGTACGACATGAGCCGCATCGACCCGTCCGAAGCCATTGGCCTCATCGCGCCGGGCAACATCAACGACATGGTCGATCACCCGAAATACTACCGGGACAACGGCATCCCTTACATTTTCGATCCGGGCCAGCAGATTCCGGCCCTGGGCGGCGACAATCTGAAGGCGGCCATCAACGGCGCCGAGATCCTGATCGTCAACGACTACGAGCTGGAGATGGTCATGAAGTCCACCGGCCTGTCCAAGGAGGACATCGTCGATCAGGTGGGCTACCTGATCACCACGCTGGGCGAAAAGGGCTCCATGGTCAGCTGCCAGGACGGCGACACCACCATCGGCGTGGTCCCGGCAAAGGAAGTGCTCGACCCCACCGGGGCCGGAGACGCCTTCCGCGCGGGCCTGCTCAAGGGACTGGCCATGGGCCGCACCGTGGTCGAGTCCTGCCGGTTGGGGGCCACCTGCGCCACCTATGCCGTGGAGCGCAAGGGCACCCAGGAGCATTCCTTCACCGTCGAGGAGTTTTTCAAGCGGTTCGAATCCGTGTTCGGCCCCCTGGTGGATTGA
- the miaB gene encoding tRNA (N6-isopentenyl adenosine(37)-C2)-methylthiotransferase MiaB: MKFHITTFGCQMNVHDSQWLARALTSRGWEEAGEDEAQVYILNTCSVRDKPEQKVYSELGRVAAHLKRDENVFAAVGGCVAQQIGRGFFERFPFVRLVFGSDGIAGAPNALERIAENLDDRVALLDFVTLYEEREPPSETVPVADETRQAFVNIMQGCDNFCAYCIVPYTRGRQKSRDPEAILAECRSLAEDGVREITLLGQNVNSFGLDKGGKGVSFAQLLHSVAAIPGLDRLRFTTSHPKDIAPEVIRAFGELPNLCPSLHLPMQAGSDRVLKAMRRKYDMARYLSIVDGLREARPDISLTTDLIVGFPGETDEDFLQTLEMVERVGFESSFSFKYSDRPGVAAVNMEPKVPAEEAAERLLRLQTLQNNITRKCLKNLVGARTDAFIEGLSRMQEDGAVSWKGRDPAGRIVNVVMEERTGLTGMMVPVKIVEAKKHSLVGERAGQPW; the protein is encoded by the coding sequence ATGAAATTCCACATCACCACCTTCGGGTGCCAGATGAACGTCCACGATTCGCAGTGGCTCGCCCGCGCCCTCACGAGCAGGGGGTGGGAGGAGGCCGGCGAGGACGAGGCCCAGGTCTACATCCTCAATACCTGTTCCGTGCGCGACAAGCCGGAGCAGAAGGTCTACAGCGAGCTGGGGCGTGTGGCCGCGCACCTCAAGCGTGACGAGAACGTGTTCGCCGCCGTGGGCGGCTGCGTGGCCCAGCAGATAGGCAGGGGGTTCTTCGAGCGGTTTCCGTTCGTGCGCCTGGTCTTCGGCTCGGACGGCATCGCGGGCGCGCCCAACGCCCTGGAGCGCATTGCCGAGAACCTCGACGACCGCGTGGCCCTGCTGGACTTCGTGACCCTGTACGAGGAGCGCGAGCCGCCGTCCGAGACGGTGCCGGTGGCCGACGAGACGCGCCAGGCGTTCGTCAACATCATGCAGGGGTGCGACAACTTCTGCGCCTATTGCATCGTGCCCTACACGCGCGGCCGCCAGAAGTCCCGAGACCCGGAGGCGATCCTGGCCGAATGCCGGTCCCTGGCCGAAGACGGGGTGCGCGAGATCACCCTGCTCGGCCAGAACGTCAACAGCTTCGGCCTGGACAAGGGCGGCAAGGGCGTCAGTTTCGCCCAGCTGCTGCATTCCGTGGCCGCCATCCCCGGCCTGGACCGGTTGCGGTTCACCACTTCGCACCCCAAGGACATCGCCCCGGAGGTCATCCGGGCCTTCGGCGAGCTGCCGAACCTCTGCCCCTCCCTGCACCTGCCCATGCAGGCCGGGTCGGACCGCGTGCTCAAGGCCATGCGCCGCAAGTACGACATGGCCCGCTATCTCTCCATCGTGGACGGGCTGCGCGAGGCCAGGCCGGACATCAGCCTGACCACGGACCTGATCGTGGGCTTCCCCGGCGAGACCGATGAGGACTTCCTTCAGACCCTGGAGATGGTCGAGCGGGTGGGCTTCGAATCGAGCTTTTCCTTCAAGTATTCCGACCGTCCGGGCGTGGCCGCCGTGAACATGGAGCCCAAGGTCCCGGCCGAAGAGGCGGCGGAAAGACTGCTGCGCTTGCAGACTCTGCAAAATAATATTACTAGAAAATGTCTAAAGAATCTGGTTGGAGCCCGGACCGACGCGTTCATCGAGGGTTTGAGCCGGATGCAGGAGGACGGGGCCGTGTCCTGGAAAGGGCGCGACCCGGCGGGCCGGATCGTCAACGTCGTCATGGAGGAACGGACCGGACTGACGGGCATGATGGTCCCGGTGAAGATCGTGGAAGCCAAGAAACACTCCCTGGTAGGGGAGAGGGCGGGGCAGCCGTGGTAA
- a CDS encoding AsmA family protein produces the protein MIKWVVRFLVEVLAVVVALLAGGLFLASYYIDTGEFRARFVAELEGVLNRDVTLKGDLDIDIWPRLALVAEDLDIGEAPGFGDGPAAHFDDLSISVRVIPLFSRHVEVDSLDLDGLDAVIVRNGEGLFNWQTLLQGEEKPGVDVSVTDDWTFSIASVEITGAELLFRDERDGDEYRLSGIDIRTGIISLGDDVPFSATSSFSWQDKGVKADIELKGMVRLDAGASLPILSNTSVQAHVYGDFLPDKVEPGEFLADLDVDWENNRISLEDVKASFLGLLAEGDIDSGNLDEGLNLSGHVTVHPFAPRTLIARYAPDMPVKDVDGLNSSALATFIRVTEEGVRFKDLVVTLDDITVRGELGFKGYESPVFDFALRGDTIDLDRYLPLFRTGTPFIWDDYNLEFFRAFRGSGTVRADGFKVLDTLISDIRLKVAATDKGIDFDAGAIREGMASLGGRMSVAIGSAGAKGEPTLALNAVIDAESQRRGFEFLRQETFQAGGHGRLHLELALSKMACPPEGRSIYIFKHLSGAATLSLGEGKASIKGGSGEPVVLPYAKADVDLKFRPRGPESTEFWTSILSAGVKLRGPGRLETLNATAEGPFTLGLDKAYASGSDMAVSGYLTSPLLPKDAKRMTFAGKVGFDTDKTSVELADGTFQLLETPVTGNARYVGAAKVPYAEGDLAVAGADPRRMIYLLTGKNLRTNDPDALRKASVQTHFRADKDGFTLSELKGDLDGTTIKAHVMGTGWADPQLAFSLAAGSFNLDRYLSPAPAPSLSDVRAGKVPEAPPADLPLEFLRALRLNGKAFFSDFTLAKIRTESLEGSIRASEGVIQVSKVTGLLYGGALNATWKGTAYVERLDTHLFLDVDNMQAGPLMADLAKREYVRGETDLRADLTSTGGTDDETLDSLSGKVTVRINNGSFKFTGYDAPAKPVDEGRGAMIGKTQVAKPSPRTVFKTANVEADVDKGVFTLTTAQLDAPPVLKAQGHGSFSLGDDTIDISIRNDFVAVPSVTLRLTGKLTDPKVDVPTGKIVNDTVFNILSLPKKSFDFFRDLF, from the coding sequence GTGATTAAGTGGGTTGTCCGATTCCTGGTCGAAGTCCTGGCAGTGGTCGTGGCGCTGCTGGCCGGCGGGTTGTTCCTGGCATCCTACTACATCGATACCGGCGAGTTTCGCGCCCGGTTCGTGGCCGAACTCGAAGGCGTCCTGAACCGGGACGTGACCCTCAAGGGTGATCTGGATATCGACATCTGGCCGAGACTCGCCCTGGTCGCCGAGGACTTGGACATCGGCGAGGCGCCCGGCTTCGGCGACGGTCCGGCGGCCCATTTCGACGACCTGAGCATCAGCGTCAGGGTCATCCCGCTCTTTTCCCGGCATGTGGAGGTAGACTCTCTGGATCTGGACGGCCTGGATGCCGTCATCGTCCGCAACGGGGAAGGGCTGTTCAACTGGCAGACCCTGCTTCAGGGCGAGGAGAAACCCGGTGTGGATGTCTCCGTGACCGATGACTGGACCTTTTCCATCGCCAGCGTGGAGATAACCGGTGCGGAGCTGCTCTTCCGCGACGAGCGGGACGGGGACGAATACCGGCTTTCCGGCATCGACATTCGCACCGGGATTATCAGCCTGGGCGATGACGTGCCGTTTTCCGCGACCAGCAGTTTTTCCTGGCAGGACAAGGGAGTCAAAGCGGACATCGAGCTCAAGGGCATGGTCCGGCTGGATGCAGGCGCCTCCCTGCCGATTCTCAGCAACACCTCGGTGCAGGCCCATGTCTACGGCGACTTCCTGCCGGACAAGGTGGAGCCGGGAGAGTTTTTGGCGGACCTGGACGTGGACTGGGAGAACAACCGGATATCCCTGGAAGACGTCAAGGCGAGCTTCCTCGGGCTGTTGGCCGAGGGCGACATCGACAGCGGCAACCTGGACGAGGGGCTGAACCTCAGCGGACACGTCACCGTCCATCCCTTCGCGCCCCGGACCCTCATCGCCCGCTATGCGCCGGACATGCCGGTCAAGGACGTGGACGGCCTGAACAGCAGCGCCCTGGCCACCTTCATCCGGGTGACCGAGGAGGGCGTGCGCTTCAAGGATCTGGTGGTGACCCTGGACGACATCACCGTCCGGGGCGAGCTGGGCTTCAAGGGATACGAATCCCCGGTGTTCGACTTCGCCCTGCGCGGCGACACCATCGACCTCGACCGCTACCTGCCTCTGTTCCGCACCGGCACCCCGTTCATCTGGGATGATTACAATCTGGAATTCTTCCGCGCCTTTCGGGGCAGCGGCACCGTCCGCGCCGATGGCTTCAAGGTGCTCGACACCCTGATCTCCGACATCCGTCTCAAGGTCGCTGCCACGGACAAGGGTATCGATTTCGACGCCGGGGCCATCCGCGAGGGCATGGCCTCCCTGGGCGGCCGGATGAGCGTGGCCATCGGCTCGGCCGGCGCCAAGGGCGAGCCGACCCTGGCCCTGAACGCGGTTATCGACGCCGAGTCCCAACGGCGCGGGTTCGAGTTCCTGCGCCAGGAAACCTTCCAGGCGGGCGGCCACGGACGCTTGCACCTGGAGCTCGCCCTGTCAAAGATGGCCTGTCCGCCCGAAGGGCGGTCCATATACATCTTCAAGCACCTCAGCGGAGCGGCCACCCTCTCCCTGGGCGAGGGCAAAGCGTCCATCAAGGGCGGTTCGGGCGAACCCGTGGTCCTGCCCTACGCCAAGGCGGACGTGGACCTGAAATTCCGACCCAGAGGGCCGGAGAGCACGGAATTCTGGACCAGCATCCTGTCCGCGGGCGTGAAGCTTCGCGGTCCGGGCAGGCTGGAGACCCTGAACGCGACGGCCGAAGGCCCGTTCACTCTGGGGCTGGACAAGGCGTACGCGTCCGGTTCGGACATGGCCGTGAGCGGCTACCTGACCTCGCCGCTGCTGCCCAAGGACGCCAAGCGCATGACGTTCGCGGGCAAGGTCGGGTTCGATACCGACAAGACGTCCGTCGAGCTGGCCGACGGTACTTTCCAGCTTCTGGAGACCCCGGTCACCGGCAATGCCCGGTACGTCGGGGCCGCCAAGGTTCCCTACGCCGAGGGCGACCTGGCCGTGGCCGGGGCCGACCCCAGGCGGATGATCTACCTGCTGACCGGCAAGAACCTGCGCACCAATGACCCGGACGCCTTGCGCAAGGCCTCGGTGCAGACGCATTTCCGGGCGGACAAGGACGGGTTCACCCTCAGCGAGCTCAAGGGCGACCTGGACGGCACCACGATCAAGGCCCACGTCATGGGCACGGGATGGGCGGACCCCCAGCTGGCCTTCTCCCTGGCCGCAGGAAGCTTCAACCTCGACCGGTATCTCTCCCCGGCCCCCGCGCCCAGCCTGAGCGACGTTCGCGCGGGCAAGGTCCCGGAGGCCCCGCCGGCGGACCTGCCTTTGGAATTTCTGCGCGCCCTCAGGCTCAACGGCAAGGCGTTCTTCAGTGATTTCACCCTGGCCAAGATCAGGACCGAGTCCCTGGAGGGTTCCATCCGCGCCAGCGAGGGCGTGATCCAGGTTTCCAAGGTCACCGGCCTTCTCTACGGCGGGGCGCTGAACGCCACGTGGAAGGGGACGGCCTACGTGGAGCGGTTGGACACGCATCTTTTCCTGGATGTGGACAACATGCAGGCCGGGCCGCTCATGGCGGACCTGGCCAAGCGGGAGTACGTCCGGGGCGAGACCGACCTCCGGGCCGACCTCACCAGCACGGGCGGCACCGACGACGAGACCCTGGACAGCCTGTCGGGCAAGGTCACGGTGCGCATCAACAACGGATCGTTCAAGTTCACGGGATACGACGCCCCGGCCAAACCGGTGGACGAAGGGCGCGGCGCGATGATCGGCAAGACGCAGGTGGCCAAGCCCAGCCCGCGAACGGTATTCAAGACCGCGAACGTGGAAGCGGACGTGGACAAGGGCGTCTTCACCCTGACCACGGCGCAGCTGGACGCGCCCCCGGTGCTCAAGGCCCAGGGCCATGGCAGTTTCAGCCTGGGCGACGACACCATCGACATCTCCATCCGCAACGACTTCGTGGCGGTGCCGAGCGTGACCTTGCGGCTCACGGGCAAGCTGACCGACCCCAAGGTGGACGTTCCCACCGGCAAGATCGTCAACGACACGGTCTTCAACATCCTGAGCCTGCCCAAGAAGTCCTTTGATTTCTTCAGGGATCTCTTTTGA